The DNA sequence TGACCAATTTATTGGAACGAAGTCAATTCAATAGATGTTTGCGAAAATTAGGAGATGACATAGAGATCCTCAGAAGAAGGTGGGTTAGAAAACTGGTAGGGGAGAATGCAAATAGCTTCGTCATCGATACCAAACCAATACCAGTCGTAGGTTATAGAAGAAGTAAGAAACACAGTGACTTTGATGGTAGTGCTGATTATGGTTATTGTGCGGCGCGGAAAATGAATTACTTTGGCTACAAATTGGTAGTCCTCTCCACTCTCCAAGGGCTTCCTGTGGCTTACGATTTAGTCCCTGCCAACACTGACGAAAGAAAAGCTGTTGAGGGCGTACTTCAAGTAGTTCATGGCAGTGATATCTACGCAGACAAAGGTTTCATTGGTCAAGAATGGCAGTCACAAATAATGGACTCTACTGCCAATCGTATTTGGACAATAGCGAGAGAAAATCAACATCACCAACATTCTTCTGATTTGAAACGTTTAATTAGTCGAGTTCGACAACGAATTGAAGGAGTTTTTCACGAAATCCAGAATA is a window from the Coleofasciculaceae cyanobacterium genome containing:
- a CDS encoding IS982 family transposase: MTNLLERSQFNRCLRKLGDDIEILRRRWVRKLVGENANSFVIDTKPIPVVGYRRSKKHSDFDGSADYGYCAARKMNYFGYKLVVLSTLQGLPVAYDLVPANTDERKAVEGVLQVVHGSDIYADKGFIGQEWQSQIMDSTANRIWTIARENQHHQHSSDLKRLISRVRQRIEGVFHEIQNIGRNPG